The following coding sequences are from one Triticum aestivum cultivar Chinese Spring chromosome 5A, IWGSC CS RefSeq v2.1, whole genome shotgun sequence window:
- the LOC123104966 gene encoding uncharacterized protein — MFFVHLGGHGNQSVGRVSVSWSQSFPAQSSDSFPSCLFAMDRINMWIPRGKTLPAVDRLLLPPSRHSIRGRKEGRSMAEQAMDREAKEESRCSIACRTGTGDSFSGLGAASGAGHPSRSVSWLGSDDILEVKSEMGVSRIARKELR, encoded by the exons ATGTTTTTCGTGCATCTGGGTGGGCATGGCAATCAATCAGTGGGTCGAGTCTCCGTTTCCTGGAGTCAAAGCTTCCCTGCCCAGAGTTCAGACTCTTTCCCCTCTTGCCTCTTTGCCATGGACCGAATAAACATGTGGATTCCACGCGGGAAGACACTCCCTGCTGTtgaccgcctcctcctccccccctcccgccattccattcggggaaggaaggaaggaagaagcATGGCGGAGCAGGCAATGGATCGGGAAGCAAAAGAGGAAAGCAG GTGCTCGATCGCTTGCCGGACTGGGACCGGGGATTCTTTCAGCGGCTTGGGGGCGGCGAGCGGAGCAGGACATCCTTCTCGATCCGTCAGCTGGCTTGGATCAGATGATATACTTG AGGTGAAATCTGAAATGGGTGTGAGTAGAATCGCTCGGAAGGAACTTCGCTGA